Proteins from one Pseudarthrobacter sp. BIM B-2242 genomic window:
- a CDS encoding DEAD/DEAH box helicase, with translation MQEKLPPGAGPDALPGTGMGRFSRPTRDWFLGAFSEPTPAQDGAWNAISSGSHALVVAPTGSGKTLAAFLWALDRLLVSAPAPAPELPGLDAPPAKGRRPREPKRKTRVLYISPLKALGVDVERNLRAPLIGITQTAKRLDLPAPLITVGVRSGDTTAADRRSLLSNPPDILITTPESLFLMLTSRARETLTEVDTIIVDEVHAVAGTKRGAHLAVSLERLDALLPKPAQRIGLSATVEPRELVAQFLAGSAPVEIVAPPSRKTWDLTVSVPVEDMSDLQGAAGAFDSGPASGLQPQASIWPHVEEKIVDLVLANQSTIVFANSRRLAERLTARLNEIYAERQLVAVGGGWDAPGAEGPEPGLTGVPASTATPAHMMAQAGSTSGADPLLARAHHGSVSKDQRAMIEDDLKSGRLRCVVATSSLELGIDMGAVDLVVQVESPPSVASGLQRVGRAGHQVGEISQGVLFPKHRADLVHTAITVERMLEGKIERLFVPANPLDILAQQTVAATALGSIDVEEWFATVRRSAPFASLPRSAFEATLDLLAGRYPSDEFAELRPRIIWDRNAGTIEGRPGAQRLAVTSGGTIPDRGLFGVYIIGTEAEGSASPSADGKPAASPAKGGRRVGELDEEMVYESRVGDVFALGATSWKIEDITHDRVLVSPAFGQPGKLPFWKGDSLGRPVDLGRALGAFVRELSASDVGPATERCTASGLDTFAANNLIQYLGEQKLATEVVPSDTTLVVERFHDELGDWRVILHSPFGMPVHAPWALAVGQRLHQRYGLDGSAMAADDGIVLRVPMMEDEPPGAELFLFDPEELEQIVTAEVGGSALFASRFRECAARALLLPRQTPGKRQPLWQQRQRSAQLLDVARKYPTFPIVLETVRECLQDVYDLPALKDIAASVERRELRIVETTTQQPSPFAKSLLFGYVAQFLYEGDSPLAERRAAALALDSTLLNELLGRVELRELLDAKVIDATELELQRLAPDRRARGMEGVADLLRLLGPLTPDEAAARLDPAVVESATADSPGHVAEPGRAVAPPEPEAGEPAVPVETPHADTALAAAHLTALQRANRAIKVNIGGAERYAAVEDAARLRDAIGVPLPMGVPLAFIEPVADPLGDLVSRYARTHGPFTAAEAAARLGLGVAVVGTALKRLAADGRVVEGEFRPHVVPPESQAPESPASGMGTGTDHEPPQPVPREPRLQDQQPATTSEWCDADVLRKLRRRSLAALRAEVEPVDAAAYGRFLPAWQNVRTPGSGRGQPSLRGLDGIVTAIDQLSGVPVPASAWEPLVLASRVSNYQPAMLDELMAAGEVLWSGAGALPGNDGWVSMHLADSADLTLNPAIEYEPGDAQQRLLDHLRNNGGGYFFRQLTDVAGGMDSVLSDQDVVSALWDLAWAGRITGDTFAPVRALIAGGHTAHRQVARAPRSRAPRLSRLGRSHSTGLLGSSGSGSPGLSGGRYGSSSGAAATPPMAAGRWSALPLPELDATIHARATAELLLDRYGVVTRGSVMAEQILGGFGLMYKVLARLEEAGRCRRGYFIEHLGAAQFAVPATVDRLRSYSEDSQLAKPEPVALALAATDPANPYGAALPWPALNEEAGTGHRPGRKAGALVVLVDGALILYVERGGKTLLAFSGDEAILSAAGAALVGVVTRGAVDKLIMEKVNGHDILDTPVAKALAAAGAYSTPKGLRIRA, from the coding sequence ATGCAGGAGAAGCTACCGCCGGGAGCGGGTCCGGACGCCCTTCCCGGCACCGGCATGGGACGGTTCAGCCGGCCCACGCGCGACTGGTTCCTGGGTGCCTTTTCCGAGCCGACTCCGGCCCAGGACGGCGCCTGGAACGCCATTTCCTCCGGTTCCCATGCCCTGGTTGTCGCGCCCACCGGTTCCGGCAAAACGCTCGCTGCCTTCCTGTGGGCCCTTGACCGGCTGCTGGTTTCGGCGCCCGCCCCTGCGCCTGAACTGCCGGGGCTGGATGCACCGCCGGCAAAAGGCCGCCGGCCGCGGGAACCGAAACGCAAGACCCGTGTTCTGTACATCTCCCCGTTGAAAGCCCTGGGCGTTGACGTCGAGCGAAACCTGCGTGCGCCGCTGATCGGCATCACCCAGACGGCCAAACGGCTGGACCTGCCCGCCCCGCTCATCACCGTGGGCGTCCGGTCCGGTGACACCACGGCGGCGGACCGCCGCTCGCTGCTCAGCAACCCGCCGGACATCCTTATCACCACACCGGAGTCGCTGTTCCTGATGCTCACCTCCAGGGCACGGGAAACGCTCACCGAGGTGGACACCATCATCGTGGACGAAGTCCACGCCGTCGCAGGCACCAAGCGCGGCGCGCACCTGGCGGTTTCGCTGGAACGGCTCGACGCGCTGCTGCCGAAACCCGCCCAGCGGATTGGACTGTCTGCCACGGTGGAGCCCCGCGAGCTGGTAGCCCAGTTCCTGGCGGGTTCCGCGCCGGTAGAGATCGTGGCGCCCCCGTCGCGGAAGACCTGGGACCTGACCGTTTCCGTGCCTGTGGAGGACATGTCAGACCTCCAGGGTGCTGCGGGCGCCTTCGATTCGGGTCCGGCATCCGGGCTGCAGCCGCAGGCCTCGATCTGGCCGCACGTGGAAGAGAAGATCGTCGACCTGGTGCTGGCCAACCAGTCCACCATCGTGTTCGCCAACTCGCGCCGTCTTGCCGAGCGGCTGACGGCCCGGCTGAATGAGATCTACGCGGAGCGGCAGCTTGTGGCTGTGGGCGGGGGCTGGGACGCACCGGGCGCTGAGGGACCGGAACCGGGCTTGACTGGTGTCCCCGCATCCACGGCCACACCGGCCCACATGATGGCTCAGGCGGGCAGCACCTCGGGAGCCGATCCGTTGCTGGCCCGCGCCCACCATGGATCGGTGTCCAAGGACCAGCGGGCAATGATCGAGGATGACCTGAAGTCGGGCCGGCTGCGGTGTGTTGTGGCCACGTCTTCCCTGGAACTCGGCATCGACATGGGCGCCGTGGATCTGGTGGTGCAGGTGGAATCCCCGCCGTCGGTGGCCAGCGGCCTTCAGCGCGTGGGCCGTGCCGGTCACCAGGTGGGCGAGATTTCGCAGGGTGTGTTGTTCCCCAAACACCGGGCGGACCTTGTACACACGGCCATCACCGTTGAGCGGATGCTGGAAGGGAAGATCGAGCGGCTCTTTGTCCCGGCCAATCCACTGGATATCCTCGCCCAGCAGACCGTAGCCGCAACAGCCCTGGGCAGCATCGATGTGGAGGAATGGTTCGCAACGGTCCGGCGGTCCGCGCCCTTCGCCTCGCTACCCCGGTCCGCGTTCGAGGCAACCCTGGACCTGCTGGCCGGCCGTTACCCTTCCGACGAATTCGCCGAACTGCGGCCACGGATCATCTGGGACCGCAATGCGGGCACCATTGAGGGCCGGCCCGGGGCCCAGCGCCTGGCTGTCACCTCCGGCGGCACCATTCCGGACCGCGGGTTATTCGGGGTCTACATCATCGGCACCGAAGCTGAGGGCTCGGCGTCGCCATCCGCTGACGGCAAACCTGCCGCGTCCCCTGCCAAGGGCGGCCGACGGGTGGGTGAGCTGGACGAGGAAATGGTCTACGAGTCCCGGGTGGGTGATGTTTTCGCCCTCGGCGCCACCAGCTGGAAAATTGAGGACATTACCCATGACCGCGTCCTGGTCTCCCCCGCCTTCGGCCAGCCCGGCAAGCTGCCGTTCTGGAAGGGCGACTCCCTGGGCAGGCCGGTGGACCTGGGCCGCGCCCTGGGTGCGTTCGTCCGCGAACTGTCAGCGTCCGACGTCGGGCCTGCCACCGAACGCTGTACGGCCAGCGGGCTGGACACCTTCGCCGCGAACAACCTCATCCAGTACCTCGGCGAGCAGAAGCTCGCCACCGAGGTGGTCCCCAGCGACACCACCCTGGTGGTGGAACGGTTCCACGACGAACTCGGCGACTGGCGGGTGATCCTCCACAGCCCGTTCGGCATGCCCGTGCACGCCCCGTGGGCACTCGCCGTCGGACAGCGCCTGCACCAGCGGTACGGCCTGGACGGCTCCGCCATGGCGGCGGACGACGGCATCGTGCTGCGGGTGCCCATGATGGAAGACGAACCGCCGGGAGCCGAGCTGTTCCTGTTCGATCCGGAGGAACTTGAGCAGATAGTCACCGCGGAAGTGGGCGGCAGCGCCCTGTTTGCTTCGCGGTTCCGGGAGTGCGCGGCGCGTGCCCTGCTGCTGCCCCGCCAGACTCCGGGCAAGCGGCAGCCGTTGTGGCAGCAACGCCAGCGGTCTGCCCAGCTGCTCGATGTCGCGCGGAAGTACCCTACGTTCCCGATTGTGCTGGAGACAGTCCGTGAATGCCTCCAGGACGTGTATGACCTTCCGGCGCTGAAGGATATTGCAGCATCGGTGGAACGCCGCGAGCTGAGGATCGTCGAGACCACAACGCAGCAGCCGTCGCCGTTCGCCAAGTCCCTGCTGTTCGGGTATGTGGCGCAGTTCCTGTACGAAGGCGACTCGCCGCTGGCCGAACGCCGGGCCGCTGCCCTGGCCCTGGATTCGACGCTGCTGAATGAGCTGCTGGGGCGTGTGGAGCTCCGCGAGCTGCTCGACGCGAAAGTCATCGACGCCACGGAGCTTGAATTGCAGCGGCTTGCGCCGGACCGCCGTGCCCGCGGGATGGAAGGCGTGGCGGACCTGCTCCGGCTGCTGGGTCCGCTGACGCCCGACGAAGCCGCCGCCCGGCTGGACCCGGCAGTGGTTGAATCTGCGACGGCGGACTCGCCCGGGCACGTGGCTGAGCCCGGGCGAGCGGTTGCGCCGCCCGAGCCCGAGGCGGGAGAGCCGGCTGTTCCGGTCGAAACCCCGCATGCTGATACCGCCCTGGCCGCGGCCCATCTGACTGCACTGCAGCGGGCCAACCGCGCCATCAAGGTCAACATCGGCGGCGCTGAGCGCTATGCCGCCGTGGAGGACGCCGCACGGCTGCGGGATGCCATCGGTGTACCGCTGCCTATGGGCGTACCGCTCGCCTTTATCGAACCGGTGGCGGATCCCCTTGGCGACCTCGTTTCCCGCTATGCACGCACGCACGGACCGTTCACAGCAGCGGAAGCCGCTGCACGGCTGGGCCTGGGCGTCGCGGTGGTCGGCACTGCATTGAAGCGGCTCGCGGCGGACGGCCGCGTGGTGGAGGGCGAGTTCCGGCCGCACGTCGTACCGCCCGAAAGTCAGGCGCCCGAAAGCCCGGCATCGGGAATGGGAACCGGAACGGACCACGAACCACCACAGCCGGTCCCCCGGGAACCCCGCCTCCAGGACCAGCAGCCCGCAACCACCAGCGAATGGTGTGACGCCGACGTTCTTCGCAAGCTCCGCCGTCGTTCGCTGGCGGCTCTGCGCGCCGAAGTGGAACCGGTGGATGCGGCCGCCTATGGCCGTTTCCTCCCCGCCTGGCAGAATGTCCGGACTCCCGGTTCGGGGCGCGGCCAGCCGTCGTTGCGCGGGCTGGACGGAATTGTCACAGCGATCGACCAACTGTCCGGTGTTCCTGTGCCGGCCTCGGCCTGGGAGCCGCTGGTGCTGGCAAGCCGCGTTTCCAACTACCAGCCCGCCATGCTGGACGAGCTCATGGCCGCCGGCGAAGTCCTGTGGTCCGGGGCCGGCGCACTTCCCGGCAACGATGGCTGGGTCAGCATGCACCTGGCCGATTCTGCCGACCTGACCTTGAATCCCGCCATCGAGTACGAGCCTGGGGATGCCCAGCAACGGCTCCTCGACCACCTCCGGAACAACGGCGGCGGATACTTCTTCCGGCAGCTGACGGACGTCGCCGGCGGGATGGACTCAGTGCTGAGTGACCAGGACGTGGTCTCCGCGTTGTGGGATCTGGCCTGGGCGGGGCGGATTACCGGGGATACGTTCGCCCCGGTACGCGCACTTATCGCCGGCGGCCACACTGCCCACCGCCAGGTGGCACGCGCGCCACGGTCGCGGGCGCCCAGGTTGAGCAGGCTTGGCCGTTCCCACAGCACCGGGCTCCTGGGATCGTCGGGTTCGGGCTCACCGGGGCTCAGCGGCGGACGGTACGGCTCGTCTTCGGGTGCGGCGGCCACTCCGCCGATGGCTGCCGGGCGGTGGTCGGCACTGCCCTTGCCGGAGCTGGATGCCACCATTCATGCGCGTGCCACCGCGGAATTGCTGTTGGACCGCTACGGCGTGGTGACCCGGGGATCGGTCATGGCAGAACAGATCCTGGGGGGCTTCGGGCTGATGTACAAGGTCCTGGCCCGGCTGGAGGAAGCGGGCCGGTGCCGCCGCGGGTATTTTATCGAGCATCTAGGCGCGGCCCAGTTCGCCGTCCCGGCCACCGTGGACCGGCTGCGGTCCTACTCCGAGGACAGCCAGCTCGCGAAGCCCGAGCCCGTTGCACTGGCCCTCGCGGCCACCGATCCGGCGAACCCATACGGTGCGGCACTTCCCTGGCCGGCCCTCAACGAGGAGGCCGGCACCGGCCACCGCCCGGGACGGAAGGCAGGTGCCCTGGTGGTGCTCGTGGACGGTGCCTTGATCCTCTATGTGGAACGTGGCGGCAAGACGTTGCTGGCCTTCAGCGGGGACGAGGCCATCCTGTCGGCCGCCGGCGCCGCGCTGGTGGGTGTGGTCACCCGCGGGGCCGTGGACAAGCTGATCATGGAGAAGGTCAACGGCCACGACATCCTCGACACCCCTGTGGCCAAAGCCCTGGCGGCCGCCGGCGCCTACTCCACTCCGAAGGGGCTGAGGATCCGTGCCTAA
- a CDS encoding FAD-dependent oxidoreductase yields the protein MTSLWLDRESTFSPDPFQAGAKYDTVVAGAGLTGLVTALLLARSGQQVLVLEARYPGAVTTGNTTAKVSLLQGTVLASLSRQYPDKQVKAYVEANREGQAWLLRYLDENGVPYQRRTAYTYATTGDGAERLREELIAATTAGLNVEYVRDAGLPFTIQGALMLAGQAQINPMDVLDTLLGDLRARGGSVVSGVRLRDAAGRGPLTIKTDHGDVTADHLVLATGIPVLDRGLYFAKLKPQRSYAAALELPGGLTPPPGMYLSAEQPTHSLRDYEASGRRLLLVGGHGHHVGRTASEKSHLTGLLDWAGTHFPGASTTHTWSAQDYQATNLMPFFGKLPRGRGRILFGTGYNKWGMTNAVAVALGMSADILGGQIPWADTIRHRITSPAGALSAVALNAGVAATLATGWGKLASDGTTPPPDGAGKVYRDGARPVAVSTVGGTTCRLSAVCTHLGGIVRWNDSELTWDCPLHGSRFGSDGQLLEGPATKNLPPAAKG from the coding sequence ATGACGTCCCTCTGGCTGGACCGCGAGAGTACCTTTAGCCCTGACCCTTTTCAGGCAGGAGCGAAATACGACACCGTGGTGGCCGGGGCCGGGCTCACCGGACTGGTCACAGCGCTGTTGCTGGCACGCTCCGGGCAGCAGGTGCTCGTGCTGGAAGCCCGCTACCCGGGCGCGGTGACCACCGGGAACACCACAGCCAAGGTCAGCCTGCTGCAGGGAACTGTTTTGGCCTCGTTGTCCCGGCAGTATCCGGACAAGCAGGTGAAAGCCTACGTCGAGGCGAACCGGGAGGGGCAGGCCTGGCTGCTGCGCTACCTCGACGAGAACGGGGTGCCGTACCAGCGCCGCACTGCGTATACCTACGCCACCACCGGTGACGGTGCCGAGCGGCTCCGCGAGGAACTGATCGCGGCAACCACCGCGGGGCTCAACGTGGAGTACGTGCGCGACGCCGGCCTCCCCTTCACCATCCAGGGCGCCCTGATGCTTGCCGGCCAGGCCCAGATCAACCCGATGGACGTGCTGGACACGCTGCTGGGTGACCTCCGTGCCCGCGGCGGCAGCGTGGTGAGCGGGGTCAGGCTCCGGGACGCCGCCGGGAGGGGACCCCTCACGATCAAGACCGACCATGGCGATGTCACGGCTGACCACCTGGTGCTGGCAACCGGGATCCCGGTGCTGGACCGCGGCCTGTACTTCGCGAAACTCAAGCCGCAGCGCTCCTACGCGGCAGCACTGGAACTGCCAGGCGGGCTGACGCCGCCGCCGGGCATGTACCTCTCGGCAGAGCAGCCCACGCATTCGCTGCGGGACTACGAGGCCTCCGGGCGCAGGCTGCTGCTGGTAGGCGGACACGGGCATCACGTGGGGCGCACTGCCTCGGAAAAGTCCCACCTCACCGGCCTGCTCGACTGGGCGGGAACACACTTCCCCGGCGCCTCAACCACGCACACCTGGTCGGCCCAGGACTATCAGGCCACCAACCTCATGCCGTTCTTCGGCAAGCTGCCGCGGGGACGGGGACGGATACTATTCGGCACGGGCTACAACAAATGGGGCATGACCAACGCCGTCGCGGTTGCGCTCGGAATGTCAGCTGACATTCTGGGCGGACAGATCCCCTGGGCGGACACCATCCGCCATCGCATTACCTCGCCAGCGGGCGCGTTGTCAGCCGTGGCGCTCAACGCCGGTGTGGCCGCGACTCTTGCCACCGGATGGGGAAAGCTGGCGTCGGATGGCACCACGCCACCGCCCGACGGCGCCGGTAAGGTGTATCGCGACGGCGCCCGGCCTGTGGCGGTGTCCACAGTCGGCGGCACCACGTGCAGGCTCTCCGCCGTCTGCACGCACCTGGGCGGAATCGTCCGCTGGAACGACAGCGAACTCACCTGGGACTGCCCGCTCCACGGCTCCCGGTTCGGCAGTGACGGGCAGCTCCTCGAAGGCCCCGCCACGAAGAACCTCCCGCCGGCAGCGAAGGGTTGA
- a CDS encoding DUF4232 domain-containing protein — translation MTSQRISQGFVITMAAAAAALLLTACGPGQAQPQPQGTTEPGTNSPSPSASPAPPPSATPQPSSTTDATAGPLLCKAATLSAATDATGGGAAGSVYMTLTLTNTGAEPCLLKGYPGVSLAADANGAPIGAAAKRDESTPVADVLLAPGQGGNAVLRYTQAANYSDCTLTPAAGYRIYPPEDTASLFLAQPTQACSNANIELLTIGAFQAA, via the coding sequence ATGACGTCTCAGCGCATTTCACAGGGCTTTGTTATTACGATGGCGGCCGCTGCGGCCGCGCTGCTGCTCACCGCCTGCGGTCCGGGCCAGGCGCAGCCGCAACCGCAGGGAACCACGGAACCGGGAACGAACTCCCCCAGCCCCTCCGCATCCCCGGCGCCGCCGCCCAGCGCGACGCCCCAGCCGTCGTCGACCACTGACGCAACAGCCGGGCCGCTCCTTTGCAAGGCTGCCACATTGTCCGCCGCCACTGACGCCACAGGCGGCGGGGCCGCGGGCAGCGTCTACATGACGCTCACTTTGACGAACACCGGTGCCGAGCCGTGCCTGTTGAAGGGGTACCCGGGCGTATCCCTGGCCGCGGACGCCAACGGCGCTCCCATCGGCGCCGCCGCGAAACGCGACGAATCAACACCTGTTGCGGATGTGCTCCTGGCCCCCGGCCAGGGCGGCAATGCCGTGCTCCGCTATACGCAGGCAGCCAACTACTCCGACTGCACGCTGACGCCCGCCGCCGGGTACCGGATCTACCCGCCGGAAGATACGGCCTCCCTGTTCCTGGCCCAGCCCACCCAGGCCTGCAGCAATGCAAACATCGAACTCCTGACCATCGGGGCCTTCCAGGCGGCCTAG
- a CDS encoding YcnI family protein, with protein MKTSTLRRTLTSASATAGAAALLLTAASGAAAHVGVSPDKTAANSYALLTFGVPHGCEESGTTKIAITLPAELNDATPTVNPNWTVEKVTEELAEPKKLADGSSITKRTSQIVYTAKAPLPDGLRDALVLSVKLPDAAGTTLHFPTLQSCETGQTDWSEIAKDGQDPHSLKAPAPSITITDAAEAHGTAGHAATTAAAGTAHADTEQAAAVTDSGADARGWAGLVAGLGGLALGGAAFVRSGAKRRQEAGTASQ; from the coding sequence ATGAAAACCTCAACACTTCGCCGTACCCTCACCTCCGCATCCGCCACTGCCGGCGCCGCCGCCCTCCTGCTGACAGCCGCCAGCGGCGCAGCGGCCCATGTTGGTGTCAGCCCGGACAAGACCGCCGCCAACTCCTATGCCCTGCTGACCTTCGGCGTCCCGCACGGCTGCGAGGAGTCCGGCACCACCAAAATCGCCATCACGCTGCCCGCCGAACTGAACGATGCCACACCAACGGTGAACCCCAACTGGACTGTGGAAAAGGTGACCGAGGAGCTGGCCGAGCCCAAGAAACTGGCCGACGGCTCATCCATCACCAAACGCACCAGCCAGATTGTCTACACCGCCAAGGCGCCCCTGCCTGACGGTCTGCGCGATGCCCTGGTGCTGTCCGTGAAGCTGCCCGATGCAGCCGGGACCACGCTCCACTTCCCCACCCTGCAGTCCTGCGAAACGGGCCAGACGGACTGGTCGGAAATCGCCAAGGACGGCCAGGACCCGCATTCCCTGAAGGCCCCGGCGCCGTCAATCACCATTACCGATGCCGCCGAAGCCCACGGAACCGCCGGCCACGCGGCCACCACGGCTGCCGCCGGGACAGCGCATGCCGATACCGAACAGGCAGCTGCCGTGACTGACAGCGGCGCGGACGCCCGCGGCTGGGCAGGCCTGGTGGCCGGCCTCGGCGGGCTGGCCCTCGGCGGTGCGGCGTTCGTCCGCAGCGGCGCCAAGCGCAGGCAGGAGGCCGGGACGGCCAGCCAGTAA
- a CDS encoding nitronate monooxygenase family protein yields the protein MTPVPSTSAPQKNRITELFGTDVPVVLGPFGGVSSVELTAAVSDGGGLGSYGLYGYGADAIRTTAAQLRKATPKPFALNLWVPTGDETTEIPQTDFEHYVQALKPYFDEVGLPLPEMPDRYMPDFDEQVAATLEARPAVVSFVFGVPAPDLVEAAHRRGIVLVGTATTVDEAVALEAGGVDAVVASGSESGGHRVSFLKPAEESLVGTFALVPQVADAVSIPVIAAGGIVDRRGYAAARALGADAVQVGSAFLATRESAAVPAYRDILHSPAAQETVLTRTLSGRLARGIPNRIITELSLTAGTAPFPVQNWLTGRFRPEAAAQENTALMSLWAGQAASLIRHDAAADVLAELLAGGPVL from the coding sequence ATGACGCCCGTTCCCAGCACCTCCGCCCCGCAGAAAAACCGGATCACGGAGCTCTTCGGTACGGACGTGCCGGTGGTCCTGGGCCCCTTCGGCGGAGTTTCCTCCGTGGAACTGACGGCGGCAGTGAGCGACGGCGGCGGGCTGGGTTCCTACGGCCTGTACGGCTACGGTGCGGACGCCATCCGCACCACGGCCGCGCAACTCAGGAAGGCCACACCCAAGCCGTTCGCCCTCAACCTCTGGGTTCCCACCGGCGACGAAACCACCGAGATCCCCCAAACGGACTTCGAGCACTACGTCCAGGCGCTGAAGCCCTACTTTGACGAAGTGGGCCTGCCTCTCCCGGAAATGCCCGACCGCTACATGCCGGACTTCGACGAGCAGGTGGCCGCCACCCTGGAGGCGCGTCCCGCCGTCGTCAGTTTTGTCTTCGGCGTCCCGGCGCCGGACCTCGTGGAGGCGGCACACCGGCGGGGTATCGTGCTGGTGGGTACCGCCACCACGGTGGACGAGGCCGTTGCGCTGGAGGCCGGCGGCGTGGATGCCGTGGTGGCCAGCGGTTCGGAGTCCGGCGGCCACAGGGTCTCCTTCCTGAAACCCGCGGAAGAGTCGCTCGTCGGTACGTTTGCCCTGGTCCCGCAGGTGGCGGACGCCGTTAGCATTCCCGTGATCGCCGCCGGCGGCATCGTGGACCGCCGCGGTTACGCGGCTGCACGGGCGCTCGGCGCGGACGCGGTCCAGGTCGGTTCCGCCTTCCTGGCCACACGGGAATCCGCGGCCGTGCCGGCGTACCGCGATATCCTCCACAGCCCGGCCGCGCAGGAAACGGTGCTGACCCGGACGTTGAGCGGACGGCTTGCCCGGGGCATTCCTAACCGCATCATCACTGAACTCTCACTAACGGCAGGGACGGCACCGTTCCCTGTCCAGAATTGGCTGACCGGCCGTTTCCGGCCAGAGGCAGCCGCCCAGGAAAACACCGCGCTGATGTCGCTCTGGGCGGGCCAGGCGGCGTCACTGATCCGGCATGACGCGGCCGCAGACGTTCTGGCCGAACTGCTCGCCGGCGGCCCTGTTTTGTAA
- a CDS encoding type 1 glutamine amidotransferase domain-containing protein, producing MKKILMVLTSVSEIGDTGEKTGYNVAEAAHPWKVFKDSGHFVDFASIKGGQPPRDEVDSHDPIQVSFTEDETTRAGLYNTARVDVVDPEQYDAVFLVGGHGTMWDFPDSKGLQNLVASVYNAGGLVGAVCHGPAGLLNVELANGLRLVEGRKVAAFTNDEEVAAGKDKVIPFFLADRLEEQGATHVSAGLFEEMVVVDERLVTGQNPASAAGVAKEMEKLFAEVIHQEKADEQHDAEAVRAAKDAEKNAKKAAAAEAGH from the coding sequence ATGAAGAAAATCCTCATGGTACTGACCAGCGTTTCCGAGATCGGCGATACCGGAGAGAAGACCGGCTACAACGTGGCCGAGGCTGCACACCCCTGGAAGGTTTTCAAGGATTCCGGGCATTTCGTCGACTTTGCGTCTATCAAGGGCGGCCAGCCCCCGCGCGACGAAGTGGACTCCCACGATCCCATCCAGGTCTCCTTCACGGAGGACGAGACCACGCGGGCCGGCCTCTACAACACTGCCCGCGTCGACGTCGTTGATCCAGAGCAGTACGACGCGGTGTTCCTCGTGGGCGGCCACGGCACCATGTGGGACTTCCCGGACAGTAAGGGCCTGCAGAACCTGGTGGCCAGCGTCTACAACGCCGGCGGCTTGGTGGGGGCGGTCTGCCACGGACCGGCCGGCCTGCTGAACGTGGAACTGGCGAACGGGCTCCGCCTCGTCGAGGGCCGGAAGGTGGCCGCCTTCACCAATGACGAGGAAGTTGCCGCAGGGAAGGACAAAGTCATCCCGTTCTTCCTGGCAGACCGACTTGAAGAACAGGGTGCCACCCACGTCTCCGCTGGTCTCTTTGAGGAGATGGTGGTGGTCGACGAGAGGCTGGTGACCGGTCAGAACCCGGCCTCCGCCGCTGGCGTGGCCAAGGAGATGGAGAAGCTCTTCGCGGAAGTTATCCACCAGGAAAAGGCCGACGAGCAGCACGACGCGGAGGCAGTGCGCGCAGCGAAGGACGCCGAGAAGAACGCCAAGAAGGCAGCAGCGGCAGAAGCCGGGCACTAG